One genomic window of Cherax quadricarinatus isolate ZL_2023a chromosome 84, ASM3850222v1, whole genome shotgun sequence includes the following:
- the LOC128704345 gene encoding uncharacterized protein isoform X2 — MKSSTFVKRLSQSSGGRGNRRGSRVFRAHGARTVYTVLELDAELAAFVDQECNGVTLAGDSEDMECTELPQRSSPPRKPISGIRGNGGSRGSRGSSTRGRGLHDSLNTPEGSSGGRSRDSRRSSRGRNLQNLKDARGSNGDVRSSRGPPRLVAAPNIAVKSATIVLEKLSVIPGGENSELKKSSQGSSVRGRGARKGSKCGRIFRAHEPGGATYTVKELNSELAAFVSLFSN; from the exons ATGAAGAGTTCAACGTTTGTCAAGAGATTATCGCAAAGTTCTGGAGGCAGAGGGAACAGAAGAGGCTCCCGAGTTTTCAGAGCTCATGGTGCCAGAACTGTTTATACTGTTTTGGAACTCGATGCTGAGCTTGCTGCTTTTGTAGATCAG GAATGTAATGGTGTTACTCTCGCTGGTGATTCAGAAGACATGGAATGTACGGAGCTTCCCCAGAGATCTTCACCTCCACGAAAACCTATTTCAG GTATCAGGGGCAATGGCGGGTCCAGAGGCTCCCGTGGTAGCAGTACCAGAGGAAGAGGTTTGCATGACAGCCTCAACACCCCTGAAGGCTCCTCTGGTGGCAGGTCCAGAGACTCCCGTCGCAGTAGCAGAGGAAGAAATTTACAAAACCTCAAAGACGCTAGAGGCTCCAACGGGGACGTCAGGAGCAGCAGAGGTCCACCAAGGCTGGTAGCTGCTCCCAATATCGCAGTGAAAAGCGCAACAATTGTTCTCGAGAAATTATCAGTAATTCCCGGAGGAGAAAATTCGGAGCTCAAGAAATCGTCACAAGGTTCTAGTGTAAGGGGCAGAGGGGCCAGAAAAGGCTCTAAATGTGGCAGAATTTTTAGGGCACATGAACCTGGAGGGGCGACCTACACTGTTAAAGAACTGAATTCAGAACTTGCTGCTTTTGTTAGCTTGTTTTCTAACTAA
- the Ref1 gene encoding THO complex subunit 4, producing the protein MATKVDMSLEDIIKTQKIKPGTRRGGGVGRGMRGRGRGGIRRGGVSLGQTRGRPGQRSLGGNRQPFSQRGNVDGRWSHDMYQGGIRTQQLSGPAKLLISNLDFGVSDSDIHELFAEFGVTRNAAVHYDRSGRSLGTAHVVFDRQADAIKALKQYNGVHLDGRPMNITMDGASVGGGMRNSAPVKRLSQGPRPISSGFGGRGGGRGLRGSTRGTRGTRGARGGGRGRGFGGRGARTKVPTAEELDAELDAYVKQVNK; encoded by the exons ATGGCCACTAAAGTGGATATGAGCCTGGAGGACATCATAAAGACGCAGAAGATAAAGCCGGGGACCCGGAGAGGTGGCGGAGTGGGTCGTGGGATGCGAGGGAGAGGCCGTGGAGGGATAAGACGTGGTGGCGTCTCCTTAGGACAGACCCGTGGACGCCCTGGTCAGAGATCCTTGGGTGGTAACAGACAACCATTTTCACAAAGG GGCAATGTAGATGGAAGATGGAGCCATGATATGTATCAAGGAGGAATTCGCACTCAGCAGTTGAGTGGACCAGCAAAACTACTTATCTCTAACCTGGATTTTGGTGTCTCAGACTCGGATATTCAT gagTTGTTTGCTGAATTTGGAGTAACGAGGAATGCAGCAGTTCACTATGATCGCTCAGGAAGATCGTTAGGTACTGCCCATGTTGTATTTGATCGGCAAGCAGATGCTATTAAAGCTCTCAAACAATACAATGGTGTACATCTTGATGGTCGACCAATGAACATTACAATGGATGGTGCATCTGTTGGTGGGGGGATGAGAAATTCAGCGCCTGTCAAGAGATTGTCACAAGGACCAAGACCTATTTCAAGTGGTTTTG gtggtcgtggtggtggccgAGGTCTGCGTGGCAGCACCAGAGGGACCAGAGGGACCCGAGGTGCCCGTGGTGGTGGCCGTGGCAGAGGGTTTGGAGGGCGGGGGGCCAGGACGAAGGTGCCTACTGCTGAGGAATTGGATGCTGAGCTTGACGCCTATGTCAAGCAGGTCAACAAGTGA
- the LOC128704345 gene encoding uncharacterized protein isoform X1 encodes MKSSTFVKRLSQSSGGRGNRRGSRVFRAHGARTVYTVLELDAELAAFVDQECNGVTLAGDSEDMECTELPQRSSPPRKPISGDLGIRGNGGSRGSRGSSTRGRGLHDSLNTPEGSSGGRSRDSRRSSRGRNLQNLKDARGSNGDVRSSRGPPRLVAAPNIAVKSATIVLEKLSVIPGGENSELKKSSQGSSVRGRGARKGSKCGRIFRAHEPGGATYTVKELNSELAAFVSLFSN; translated from the exons ATGAAGAGTTCAACGTTTGTCAAGAGATTATCGCAAAGTTCTGGAGGCAGAGGGAACAGAAGAGGCTCCCGAGTTTTCAGAGCTCATGGTGCCAGAACTGTTTATACTGTTTTGGAACTCGATGCTGAGCTTGCTGCTTTTGTAGATCAG GAATGTAATGGTGTTACTCTCGCTGGTGATTCAGAAGACATGGAATGTACGGAGCTTCCCCAGAGATCTTCACCTCCACGAAAACCTATTTCAGGTGATTTGG GTATCAGGGGCAATGGCGGGTCCAGAGGCTCCCGTGGTAGCAGTACCAGAGGAAGAGGTTTGCATGACAGCCTCAACACCCCTGAAGGCTCCTCTGGTGGCAGGTCCAGAGACTCCCGTCGCAGTAGCAGAGGAAGAAATTTACAAAACCTCAAAGACGCTAGAGGCTCCAACGGGGACGTCAGGAGCAGCAGAGGTCCACCAAGGCTGGTAGCTGCTCCCAATATCGCAGTGAAAAGCGCAACAATTGTTCTCGAGAAATTATCAGTAATTCCCGGAGGAGAAAATTCGGAGCTCAAGAAATCGTCACAAGGTTCTAGTGTAAGGGGCAGAGGGGCCAGAAAAGGCTCTAAATGTGGCAGAATTTTTAGGGCACATGAACCTGGAGGGGCGACCTACACTGTTAAAGAACTGAATTCAGAACTTGCTGCTTTTGTTAGCTTGTTTTCTAACTAA